In Electrophorus electricus isolate fEleEle1 chromosome 12, fEleEle1.pri, whole genome shotgun sequence, a single window of DNA contains:
- the immp2l gene encoding mitochondrial inner membrane protease subunit 2 isoform X5 has protein sequence MAQKAGFGRRYFRAFMSGFFVAVPVTVTVLDRLAYVARVDGSSMQPSLNPEGADTFDIVLLNRWSVRNFEVRRGDIVSVVCDVTWRN, from the exons ATGGCTCAGAAAGCAGGTTTTGGCCGGCGGTATTTCAGAGCGTTCATGAGTGGCTTTTTTGTAGCAGTTCCTGTGACAGTCACTGTGCTGGATCGGCTTGCCTATGTGGCGCGGGTGGATGGAAGCTCAATGCAG CCTTCGCTGAACCCAGAGGGAGCAGACACATTCGACATTGTGCTTCTCAACCGCTGGAGTGTGAGGAACTTCGAGGTGCGGCGCGGGGATATCGTGTCAGTTGT ATGTGACGTCACATGGCGCAACTGA